TTGACCAGCGCTTTTGCGGCGTCGGCGATCTGCCGCTGCTCCGCCATCCGAATGGGATTGGTGATCAGCACAGCGATTATGACAGCGACCGCCGCCGCCGCCGCGGGAAAGACGATCCAAAAGGAAGGGGTTCGATAGCGCATCACATGTTTGATCCGTCCCTTTACATCTCCCTCGCCAAAGGCCAGGGGGACGGCGGCAAAGGATGACCCGGCGGCCAGTTTCAGCAAGGAGGCGGAGTAGTCGGCCCGGATGTCCACGCCCGCCCGTTGCAGCACGGCTTCGTCACAGGACATCTCCATGTCCCGTTCCGACAGGGTAAAGGCCAGCCAGACCAGGGGATTGAACCAGTGAAGGGTCAGGGCAAGAAAGGCAAGGAGTTTCACGATGTGATCGTGGCGGCGGATATGGGTCTGCTCGTGGAGAATGATGTAAGAGCGCTCCTGTTCCGAAAGAGCGGAAGGCAGGTAGATGACAGGCCGGAACAGCCCCACCACAAAGGCGGAATGGATGTGATCGGCCGAGTAGAGATTATCCCGCACGTGCACGGAACCTGTAAGAGTGCGCCGCAGCCGCCAAAGGGAGAGGGCGCTGCAGATCAGCAGTGCGCTTACGCCAAGCGCCCAAATCAACGAAAAGAAAGAGGGCTCCGTCTCTGCCGCCGGAGAGGATTGGGGCTCCTGTTCCGTGACCGGAGGCTCGGGATAGAGCTCATGGACGGCAACAGGCATGTCCACCGCGTTGAACAGGGAAATGGGGGAGGAAAAAGACACCGGGCACAGCAGCCGAAATAAAACCACCGCCCACAGGAGATGGGAAAACAGCTTTGGGGCCCGCTTCAGCAGCAGCCTTGATAGCGCCACGGCAAGAATCACGGGGCTTGCCGCAAGGCTCATGTCTAAAATCCGGGAGAACACTGCATCCATCCACATGGTGTCACCCCCTGTGTTCATCGATGAACCTCTGAAGCTCATCAATTTCCTGTTTTGACAGCTTTTTGCGCATGGAAAAGGCTGTCAGGAACCTGGGAAGGGAGCCATGAAAGGCTTCATCCACAAATTCCTCGCTTTGCCGGGCGTAAAACTCCTGCCTTGAGAGGAGGGATGTTACTGCTCCTCCGCTGTTTTGAAAGATACCGCGTTCGCAAAGGCGCCGCAAAATGGTGTACGTCGTTGATTTTTTCCACTCCAGTTCCCGCTCACACAGCCTGACCAACTCTCCGGAGGAGAGAGGCTCATTGTCCCAAATCAACTCTGCAAACCTGGTCTCCACGGCGCCCAGCCGATATTCCGTCATATGCAGCCTCCTTTCGGTCTACTAACTGTAGCCCACGCCATGAGTTTACTATGTGTAAACCAAAAAGTCAAGCAAATTTTGCCTTGAGGTGGAATTCCTTTCCAAAACGCTTGCACATTGGAAAAAAAGCGGCTATACTGACAAAAAATCCATACAAAGGAGAATCCTCTTATCATGAAAGAATGCATTTCACGCCAGGCGGCCCTTGCGCTGCTGAGAAAGTATAACGCCGAGCCCTTCCACATCCAGCACGCGCTGACGGTGGAGGGCGTAATGCGCTGGTTCGCCGGGGACCTGGGCTTCGGTGAGGACGCGGAGTTCTGGGCCACGGTGGGCCTTTTGCACGATGTGGATTTTGAGAAGTGGCCGGAGGAGCACTGCGTCAAGGCGCCGGAATTGCTGGAGGAGGCGGGCTGCTCCAGGGAGTTTATCCATGCGGTGTGCAGTCACGGCTACGGCCTTTGCAGCGAGGTTCGACCGGAGGAGGAGATGGAGAAGGTGCTCTTTGCCTCCGACGAGCTGACCGGGCTCATCGGCGCCGCTGCCCGGATGCGGCCCTCCAAGAGCTGTTCGGATATGGAGCTGTCCAGCCTGAAGAAGAAGTTCAAGGATAAGAAGTTTGCCGCGGGCTGTTCCCGGGATGTGATCCGCCAGGGGGCGGAGTTGCTGGGCTGGGAGCTGGACACGTTGATGGAGAAGACTCTGGAGGCCATGCGCTCCTGCGAGGAGGCCGTCAGCCGGGAAATGGAGTCCTTGGGACTGTAAAAAAGCCGCCGGAACAGGCGGCAAAAAACGCGCGGCGCTATCAGGCGCCGCGCGTTTTCATGTTATTCCATCGAGATGATGTAATAATAGACGGGCTGACCGCCGGAGAGGACGGAGATTTCCGCCTCGGGGCAGGCCTTCTGGAAGAGGTCCGCGGCCACGCTGGCGTCCTCCTCGCTGACGTCCTCTCCGAAAAAGAGGGAGACAAAGGAGGCTTCCCGGCTGGCGGCGTCCTCCGCTAACTTTCCAAGCAGGGCGGTGATGTCCCTGTCGGTGCCGAAAAGCTTCCCCTCCTCAAGGGCAAGGTAGTCGCCCTCGCTGATGGCAAAGCCGTCGAAATCGGAGTTCCGGGCGGCATAGGTGATCTGGGCCGTGGTGACGGCGCCGATGGCATCGGCCATGGCGTCTGCAATCTGCTGAGCGTCCTCCGCGTCAAAATCCACGTTCATCATGGCGGTGATGCCCTGAGGCACGGTCTTGGTGGGGATGACCACCACCTCCTTGGAGGTGAGGCCGGCGCACTGCTGGGCGGCCATAATGATGTTTCCGTTGTTGGGCAGGACAAACACGGTCCTGGCGTTGATGCGCTCGATCTCCTTGAGGATGCTTTCCGTGGAGGGGTTCATGGTCTGCCCGCCGGAGACCACGCCGTCCGCGCCCAGGTCCTTGAACAGAGCGGCCAGGCCGTCGCCGGCGCACACGGCCAGAAAGCCAAACTCCTTGGGGGGCTCAGCGGGGGCGGAGGGTTCTTCCGCCTCCAGATCGTCCACGCTCTGGGTCTTCCGGCCCGCGGCCATGTCCTCGTACTGGGTGCGCATATTCTCAATTTTCGCTAACTCCAGCGTACCGTATTTCTGGGACTCGGTAAGGGCGGCGCCGGGGATGTCGGTGTGGACGTGGACCTTGAAGGCGTCGTCGTCCTCGCCGATGACCAAACTGTCGCCGATGCCGCTCAGATAGGACCGCAGCGGCTCGATGGACTTGCCGGGGATCCTGCGGACGATGAACACGGTGTCAAAGGTAAAGGTGATCTCCTCATCCGTGAGGGCGGCAAAGTCGGCCTTTTCCTGGGGATGGGATTCCTCGTTTATCTCCGGCAGTGGTTCCCCGCGCATGGCGGCCAGCATTCCTTCCAGCACGATCAGATAGCCCTTTCCGCCGGCGTCCACAACACCGGCCTTCTTCAGTACCGGGTTCATCTCAATGGTCTGGTCCAGAGTGGCGTAGCCCTCGGCAATGGCCTCCTCCAGAACCTTCTCAATGTCCTGGGTCTCGGCGGCTACTTCACAGGCCCGCTTTGCGGCCAGGCGGGAGACGGTGAGCACGGTGCCCTCGGCGGGCTTCATCACCGCCTTGTAGGCGGAGGCCACGCCCTCCTGCATGGCGTTTGCAAAGGCGGCGCTGTCGGCGGACTCCATGCCCTTGAGGGACTTGGACAGTCCCCGGAAGAGGAGGGACAAAATGACGCCGGAGTTGCCCCGGGCGCCCCGCAGCAGCGCGGAGGCGGTGATGGAGGCGGCCTGCTCCAGGCTCTGGGGATCGGATTTCTTCAGCTCCGCCACAGCGGTGTTGATGGTCATGCTCATGTTGGTGCCGGTGTCTCCGTCGGGCACGGGAAAGACGTTTAGGTCGTTGATGGCCTGCTTTTGGATGGTGATGGCCGCAGCGCCGTGGAGCACCATCTGCTTGAAAAGAGCGCCGGTAAGCTGTTCGTTCATGTTTTTAAGCTGCCTCCTCACATGGTCATGGAATCGACGCAGACATCCACTGAGCGCACGGTGACGCCGGTGTTGTGGTTGACTACGTACCGCACCTCGCTCATAATCGAGCGGCATACGGCTGTCAGATTCACGCCGTTTTCCACGATGATGTGGAGTTCAATATCAATGGAGTCGTCCTCGTTATAGGTGACCTTGACGCCCTTGCTCATTGCCTCGCGGCGGAGCAGATGGACAAGCCCGTCGGTCATGGAGCGGAACGCCATGCCCTTCACGCCAAAGCAGTTGGTGGCAGCCACGCCGGCAATGTTGGAAAACACTGCGCTGCTGACAGAAACTTCGCCGCGTTCAGACTGAAATTTTATCATAAAAAGCGTCCTTTCTTTCCGGATAGTCAGGAAAAATCCCTTATGTCCCCGCGCTCTGAACGACGTGCCTTTGAGCCGGGTCACAGTTTCGGTAGCTTATTATATACGATTTTTTCAGGAAGTACAAGCAAAAAAAGAGCCGGCGCGGGTTTTACGGCATTGTTTTTGGCATTCCAATATTGAAATCTTTCCGAATCTGACTTAAAATAGAACAGTATATGATTGTGGTCTGCGGGAGACAGGGCTGGTCTGGGGAGTGATACGATGAAAAAAGGTCCGCTTTGTGTGCTGGCCTGTTATGTGATTTGGGGACTGCTTCCCGGCTACTGGAAGCTGATGTCCTCGCTGGACTCCTTTTATATTCTGGCCACCCGGATTCTCTGGAGCCTGATTTTTGTGGGGCTGATTCTGCTTGCCTCCGGGCAGATGGACCGTGTGCGCGCGGCGCTCCGGGATCGCGGGGAACTCCTGCGTCTCAGCCTGGCCGGGGTGCTTATCTGCGTCAACTGGGGCGCCTTCATCTGGGCGGTGAACAGCGGTCATATCCTGGACTCCAGCCTGGCATACTATATGAATCCCATCCTCACTATTTTAATCGGGACCTTTGTGTTTCATGAAAAGCTGACCAGGCTCCAGTGGGTGGCGGTGGGGATCACCCTTGCGGGGATTGTGGCGGCTGTGGCGCGCTTTGGCCAGATCCCCTGGCTGGCGCTGGTCATCGGTGGGGCGTTCGCCCTGTACGGCGCGGTGAAGAAGGGCTGCCGCGTGGACGCGGGCACGTCCCTTTTCCTTGAGACGCTGGTGCTGGCCCCTGCCGCGCTGGCATTTGTGCTCTGGTCGGAGTGGAACGGGACCGGCGCCGTGGGCAATATGGGGCCGGGTGGTTTTGCGCTGCTGGCCTCCACGGGAATTGCCACCAGTGTGCCGCTGCTCTTTTACGCCAAGGGCATCGTACTGACGCCCTACACCACGGCCGGGATTTTGATGTACGCCAATCCCACGCTGCAATTCATCGTGGGCGCCCTCTTTTTCCATGAGCGGTTTACCACCACCTACGCCATTCTCTTCGGCTTCGTCTGGACGGGGCTGATCTTTTACGTGGCCAGCGACCTGCTGGCCCACCGCGCACAGCGGAAGAATCAACAGTTGGAGGAACAATAAATGCGAGTGATTACAGGCTCCGCCCGGGGCCGGCGGCTGAAGGAGCTGGAGGGGCAGGACACCCGTCCCACCACCGACCGGGTGAAAGAAGGCATGTTCAGCATTTTGCAGTTTGACCTGGAGGGGCGGCGGGTGCTGGACCTGTTCGCCGGCACGGGCCAGCTTGGCATCGAGGCCCTCTCGCGGGGAGCGGCCTTTGCCGTATTTGTGGACCACCGGTTCGACGCGGTGAAGCTGATCCGGGAAAACCTGAAGGTGACGGACCTGGCGGACCGGGCCAAAGTGGTGTCCGGGGACGCAATGGAATATCTTTCAAGCCTGCGGGAAAAGTTTGACATCATCCTGTTAGACCCGCCCTATGGGGCTGAGCTGATAGAGCCGGCGCTGGCCCACATCGCGCGATTTGACATTCTTTCCCCCCATGGTATAATTGTGGCGGAAAGCCCTGCGGGACGCGCTCTGCCCGCCCTTGCGCCGCCCTACGGGATCCACCGCACCTACCGGTACGGCAAGATCGGACTGACCGTGTATCATAGAAGTGCAGATGAGGAGGAGTCCAATGACAACGGCGATCTGTTCGGGCAGCTTTGATCCCATCACCCTGGGACACCTGGATATCATCCGGCGGGCGGCGGAGTGCTTTGACCGGGTCTATGTGTGCGTGGTCCCCAACGCGGAAAAGCGGGGACAGATGTTTACCCCGGAGCAGAAGCTGACGCTGGTGCGAAAGGCCGTGGAGGGACTTCCCAACGTGGAGGCGGAGCTGTGGCCGGGGCTGCTGGCGGAGTTCGCACAAAAGCACGGCGCGAAGGTGATTGTCCGGGGCGTGCGCAACGGAAGCGATTTTGACCAGGAATATCAGATGGCCCGCATCAACGGCGGGCTGTGCCCGGGGCTGGAGACGGTGTTGCTGCCGGCCGCGGCGGAGTACGAACACTTCAGCTCCACCATGGCCCGGGAGATGATCCGCTACGGCCAGCCGCTGGAGCGGTACCTGCCGGCGGCCATTGTCCCGGATATCAAACAGTGGATCAACGGGCGGTAAGGCGCGCGGGATCGGATAGACAGAAAGGAATGGAAACGGTATGGCAAATGATGTAAATCATCTGATCGACATGCTCTACGGGATGATCGACGAGGCCAAGGGCACCGCTTTTGGCCAGGGGAAGTGCACCATCAACCGGGACGAGGCGCTGGACCTTCTGGATGAAATCCGGGCGCAGATGCCGGTGGAGCTCAAACGGGCGCAGGAGCTTCTGCGGGCCCGGGAGGAGTACGTGGAGTCCGCCAAGCGGGATGTGGAACGCATGATGCGTCAGGCGGAGTTGGACGCCAAGACCAAAGTGTCCGAGAGCGAGGTCACCGCGGCGGCCCGGGACAAGGCCCGCGCCATTGTTCAGCGGGCGGAGGACAGAACCCGGGAGATGTACCGCGTCACCAACGAATATACCGAGGACGCGCTGCGCCGCACCGAGGAGGCCATCAACATGGCCCTGGAGGAAATCCGCCAGTCCCGCGCCAACTTCCGCGCCGCCTCCGCCGAGAAGATGCAGCAGCAGCGTCAGCAGCTTCAGGAGCGGGACAAGGAACAGCGGGAAGAGGAAAATAATTGACGAAATTTTGCGAATGTTTTTGTGCAAAATAACAGCGCAAAAAACAACTGGGAAATTTACCTATCCATAAATAAAATAACGGTCGTTATGTAAAGCGGGCAAAAAGAAGCCTCACCACAATATATTGTGGTGAGGCTTCTTTTTATCTACAAGAGGAAAATCAAACATGTGTTTTAGTGGTGAAAAAGTGAGGAAATACTGGATAAAACTGGAGAAAACAGGAGAATTTCATCAAAAATTTTTTCTTGCAATTAAATGCCGCTTCGCTTATACTCAAAACATGTGGTGGGGAAAAGTGGTGCCAAGTAGAGAAAAGTGGTGCTAAAGTCCCACAGAGGGGAGCGGGCGGCAGATATGACAGGCCAGTATCAGCATAATATCGACGCCAAGGGCCGCCTGTTCATTCCTGCCAAGCTGCGGGAGGAACTGGGGGAGACGTTTTATGTCACCATGGGAACTGACAGGTGTCTCTCCGTCTACTCTGATGCAAGCTGGGCAAAATTCACGGAGAAATTTGAAAGCCTGCCCTACACCAAGACCAAGGCCATGCGGCCGCTCTTTGCCAATGCCGCCAAATGCGAGCCCGACGCCCAGGGGCGGATTTTGATTCCCCAGAAGCTGCGCGTCTACGCGGACCTGCACAAGGATGTGGTGGTGATCGGCGTGTCCAACCGGGCGGAAATCTGGAACGCGGATGCATGGCGCGCGGTGGAGGAAGAGGAGCTGAATCCGGAAAACCTGGCCGCCGTTATGGAGGAACTGGGATTCTAAGCGGACCGAGGCGGACAAGATGCCGGAGCGGTCCGGGGCGCTGGGAGGCCGGAGATGGAATACACACATAAGCCCGTGCTGCTGCGCGAGTGCATAGAGGCGCTTCAAATCCGGCCGGACGGGATTTACCTGGACGGCACGCTGGGCCGGGCGGGCCACTCGCTGGAGATTGCCCGCCGCCTGACCACGGGCCGGCTGATCTGCATCGACCGGGACATGGCCGCCATCGACGCGGCCCGCCGGCGTCTGTCGGAGCACATGGACCGCGTCACATTGGTGCACAGCAATTTTTCTGAGCTGGCCTCCATCCTTGCGGAGCTGAATCTTACGGGGGTGGACGGCATGCTCTTTGACCTTGGAGTTTCCTCCCCCCAGTTAGACGACGCGTCCCGGGGCTTTTCCTATATGCACGACGCGCCGCTGGACATGCGTATGGATGAGTCCGCGCCGCTGAGCGCTTGGGAAGTGGTGAACCGGTGGAGCTGTGAGGAGCTGCGCCGGATTCTCTATGAATACGGAGAAGAGCGGTATGCCCCGGCCATTGCCCGGGCCATCTGCCGCCGGAGAGAGGACAGGCCCATCGACACCACGCTTGAGCTGGTGGAGGTCATCCGCCGGGCCATGCCGCCCCAGGCGCTGCGGGAAAAGCAGCATCCCGCGAAACGCAGTTTTCAGGCCATCCGCATTGCGGTGAACGACGAGTTGGGAGCGCTTTCACCCATGCTCAAAGCGGCGGCGGACGGATTGAACTCCGGCGGCCGCCTTGCGGTCATCTCCTTCCACTCCCTTGAGGACCGCATTGTCAAGAAGACGCTGCAGGAGTTGGCCAAAGGCTGTATCTGCCCGCCGGAATTTCCGGTGTGCATCTGCGGCCGGAAACCGAAATTGGAGCTAATAAGCCGCAAGCCGGTGGTCGCCGGCGAGGCGGAGCTGGAGGAAAACCCACGGGCCCGGAGCGCAAAGCTGCGGGTGGCCCAACGGTGCGAACCATAAACCGATGTTACGGAAGAAAGGATGAGCGGAGTGTCGACAGCAGTAGCCAGAGATTCGCGCTACAGAAACCTCACATACGGAGATCTGGCTTACGATCTGGATCGTGACAGCCGCGAGACCATGCTCCGCCATGCCGGAGAACCCCGCCGGGAGGAAGTGGCCAAAGTCCGTTCCGTACCCCATGTGCGTGTCCGGGAGCGGCAAAAGGTTTCCGCCGTTGCCGTGGTGGGCTTTGCTGCCGTTGCGGCGATGACTGTTCTGCTGCTGATGAGCTATGTGAAGCTGACGGTGATTTCCGACGCGGTGGTGGAGCTTCAGGGGCAGTTGGGGGAACTGGAGACAGAGAATGTGGCGCTGACCGCTCAGTATCAGCAGACCTTTGACCTTTCGGCGGTCAAGGAAGCCGCCATGGCGGCGGGCATGAGCAAGCCCAGCAGCAGCCAGATCTATTACATCGACCTCTCCGGTGAGGACAGCGTGGTGGTATATCAAAAAACGGAGGGAAGCCTCTTCAGCCGCCTGCTTGCCTCACTGAACCAGGGGATCTACGCCGTGGTGGAATATTTTGAATGAGGATTGCATCATATAAGAAGGCGGGGAGTAAGAAGGAGGACTTCTTACTCCTTGCTTGATATTCGTGACTTTGACAGAAAAACAGTGGGATAAAATGGAGGAACTGTTGTGGCGGATTCATCAAGAAGAAAAAGTGACGCGGCACGAAAAGCAAACCGGGTGATCCGGAGCAGGACCCTGCTTCTGATGGGCATCTTCGGAATTGCGACCTTTACCATGCTCTTTGTCCGGCTCTACACGCTGCAGATCGGGCGGCATGAGGAGCTTCAGCAGCTGGCGGTGAAGCAGCAGACCCGAAGCACGGTGGTCACCGCCTCCCGGGGCACCATATATGACAAAAACGGCAATGTGCTGGCCATTTCCGCCACCGCTGAGACGGTGTTCGTCTCTCCGGCGGAGATTGCGGAGAGCGAACAGGACACGGCCTATATCGCCAGGGGCCTCTCACGCATCCTTGATGTGGCGGAGGAGACCATCCTGAAAAAGATGGAGAAGACCTCCTCCCAATACGAGGTGGTGAAGCTGCGGGCGGATCAGGAGCTGGCCGATCAGGTGCGGCTGTTTGTCAACGGCCAGATCGACGACCAGGGCAACGAGGTGGCCAAGGACAATCAGAAGCGGCTCCACGGCGTTTATCTGGTGACAGACTCCAAGCGCTATTACCCCTACAGCACCCTGGCGGCCCAGGTCATCGGCTTTGTGGGCACGGACAATACGGGCCTCTACGGTCTGGAGAGCAAGTACAACGATGAGCTTACCGGCACCTCCGGCATGGTGGTCACGGCCAAAAACGCCGCGGGTACCGACGTGCTCTACCAGTATGAGCAGTATTATGACGCGGAAAACGGCAACAGTTTGGTGCTGACCCTGGACACCACCGTGCAGTATTTTCTGGAAAAGGGCATTGAGAGCATGGTGGCCAAGTTTGACGCCAAAAACGGCGCCACCGGCATTGTGATGGATGTGAACACGGGCGGCATCCTGGCCATGGCCTCCTTCCCCACCTATGACCTGAACAACCCAAGCAGCGTCTACGACGCGGACCTTCAGGCCACGCTGGAGGGGCTGGAAGGGGACGCTTATCTGGAGGCCCTGGGCGCGGCCCAGAAAAAGCAGTGGCGGAACAAGGCCATCAACGACACCTATGAGCCCGGCTCCACCTTTAAGATTCTGACGCTGTCCACCGCGCTGCAGGAGGGGATTGTCAATAAGAACACCACCTTCAACTGCACCGGCTCCATCCGCGTGCAGGGCTGGAACAAACCCATCAACTGCTCCAAAAAGGCGGGCCACGGCTCCCAGTCCCTGATGCAGGCCACGGGAAACTCCTGCAACCCCGCCTTCATCACCATGGGCCTGAAAATCGGAAACACCACCTTTTATAAGTACTTAAAATCCTTTGGTCTGATGGAGAAAACGGGCCTGGACAACATCGGCGAAACCACCGGCATCTTTGCCGATGAGAAGTCCTTCAACAGCAATGTGGTTTCCCTGGCCTCCTATGCCTTCGGCCAGACCTTCAACGTCACGCCCATCTCCCTTATCACCGCCCAGGCGGCCTGCGTCAACGGCGGATACCTCCGCACCCCCTACTTTGTGGAGCAGGTGCTGGACAGCGATGGAAACGTGCTCTACAACCACGACTCCACCCCCGTGCGCCAGGTCATCAGCGAGGAGACCTCCGCCACGGTGTGCGAGATGCTGGAGTACGTGGTGGCAGAGGGAACCGGAAAGAACGGCCAGGTGGCTGGCTACCGCATCGGCGGCAAAACCGGCACCGCCGATAAGACCGGCGACAAGAACAAGGACGTGGTGGTCTCCTTTGTGTGCTTTGCCCCCGCGGACGACCCCCAGGTCATGATGCTCATCACCATGGACAGTCCCAGCCGCACCACCGGCACCTATGTGTCCGGCGGCCAGATGGTGGCGCCCACCTCCAGCTCCATCATGTCTGAAATCCTGCCCTGGCTCGGCATCAACCCGGATTACTCCGCCGAGGAGATGGTGGGCTCCGACACCACGGTGCCCAATGTGGTGGGCTCCACCCTGGATCAGGCCAAGGAGAAGCTGGCCGGATTCCACATCAAGACCGTGGGCGACGGGCAGAGCGTCACAGACCAGACGCCTGTGGGCGGCGCCATCGTCCCGGGCAACGCCACCGTGATTCTGTACCTGGGGGCGGAGAAGCCCACCGATAAATCCACGGTGCCTGCCGTGGTGGGCAAGACCGCCGAGCAGGCCAACGCGGCCCTTGCCAACGCGGGCCTCATCATGAAGGTGACCGGCGCCACCTCCAGCAGCTCCGGCAATGTGTTCGCCATCTCCCAATCCGTTGCCGCGGGCACGGAGGTGGAGGCCGGAACCGTGGTCACTGTGCAGTTAGGCGATAACTCCGTTTTGGACTGACCCTCTCAAAAGGCACCTTTTGCATGGTTTTCGGCACCTTCTCCGATGTGCACGGAAAAATTGTGCGGATATACTAAGCAGGAGCAACCGGCCGAACCACTGTGATTACAAGAGAGGAGTTTAAGGATGAAGCTCAAAGAACTGCTGCGGGATATCCCCGTGCTTGATACCAACGCGGATGGTGAAGCGGAGATCACCGGCGTCAGCTACGACTCCCGGAAAACGCGCCCCGGCGATCTGTTTGTCGCCATGCCCGGCTATTCCATGGACGGCCACGCGTTCATCGCCAAAGCGGCGGAGGCTGGGGCGGCCTGCGTGCTGTGCCAGCGGCCGCCTGAGGAGGAAATCCCCTATGTGCGGGTGGCCAACTCCCGCCACGGCCTGGCGCTGGTGGGAGCCAACTGGTTTGGCCGCCCGGCGGAGAAGATGAGCGTGGTGGCCGTCACGGGCACCAATGGGAAAACCACCACCACCTATTTGCTCAAAGCCATTTTGGAGCAGGCCAGAGGGGCCAAAGTGGGTCTGATCGGCACCAACCAGAATATGATCGGCCAGGAGGCGGTCCCCACGGAGCGGACCACGCCGGAATCCTTTGAAGTGCAAAAGCTCTTCCGGGCCATGCTGGATAAAGGCTGCAGCTATGTGGTGATGGAGACCTCCTCCCATGCGCTGTACGAGGGGCGGGTCTATGGAATTCCCTTTTCCGTAGGAATTTTCACCAACCTGACCCAGGATCACCTGGATTTTCACAAGACCATGGAGAACTACTGTGACGCCAAGGCCATCTTGTTCCGCAGCTGTGCTGTGGGCGTCTACAATGCCGACGACCCCTGGTCGAAGCGGCTGATGAAGGACGCCGACTGCCGCGCCTTCTCCTATGCCCGGGACACGGATGCGGACCTGCGGGCGGAGCACATTGAGCTGGGCGCGGATCACATCTCCTTCGACGCGGTGACGGCGGAGGAGCGGGTAAAAATAAAAGTTGGCATTCCCGGCGGTTTTATGGTATATAATACGCTGGACGTTTTAGGGGCGGCACTCCAGCTGGGCATATCGCTGGAGGAGAGCGCCCGGGTTCTTGCCGCTGTGCCCCATGTAAAGGGCCGGGTGGAGGTGGTCCCCACGCCGGGCAAAGACTATACTGTCCTCATCGACTACGCCCACAGCCCGGATGGGCTGGAGAATGTGCTCTCCTCCGTCAGGGGCTTTGCCAAGGGCCGCACGGTGGCCGTTTTTGGCTGCGG
This window of the Dysosmobacter acutus genome carries:
- the rsmH gene encoding 16S rRNA (cytosine(1402)-N(4))-methyltransferase RsmH, with amino-acid sequence MEYTHKPVLLRECIEALQIRPDGIYLDGTLGRAGHSLEIARRLTTGRLICIDRDMAAIDAARRRLSEHMDRVTLVHSNFSELASILAELNLTGVDGMLFDLGVSSPQLDDASRGFSYMHDAPLDMRMDESAPLSAWEVVNRWSCEELRRILYEYGEERYAPAIARAICRRREDRPIDTTLELVEVIRRAMPPQALREKQHPAKRSFQAIRIAVNDELGALSPMLKAAADGLNSGGRLAVISFHSLEDRIVKKTLQELAKGCICPPEFPVCICGRKPKLELISRKPVVAGEAELEENPRARSAKLRVAQRCEP
- a CDS encoding UDP-N-acetylmuramoyl-L-alanyl-D-glutamate--2,6-diaminopimelate ligase produces the protein MKLKELLRDIPVLDTNADGEAEITGVSYDSRKTRPGDLFVAMPGYSMDGHAFIAKAAEAGAACVLCQRPPEEEIPYVRVANSRHGLALVGANWFGRPAEKMSVVAVTGTNGKTTTTYLLKAILEQARGAKVGLIGTNQNMIGQEAVPTERTTPESFEVQKLFRAMLDKGCSYVVMETSSHALYEGRVYGIPFSVGIFTNLTQDHLDFHKTMENYCDAKAILFRSCAVGVYNADDPWSKRLMKDADCRAFSYARDTDADLRAEHIELGADHISFDAVTAEERVKIKVGIPGGFMVYNTLDVLGAALQLGISLEESARVLAAVPHVKGRVEVVPTPGKDYTVLIDYAHSPDGLENVLSSVRGFAKGRTVAVFGCGGDRDRAKRPKMGRIAAQLADFVVVTSDNPRTEDPMAIIREILPGMEGTQTPYVVVENRIEAIHYAMDHARKDDVIVLCGKGHETYQVVGTEKRHLDEREVVADHLKEKQ
- a CDS encoding penicillin-binding transpeptidase domain-containing protein, with amino-acid sequence MIRSRTLLLMGIFGIATFTMLFVRLYTLQIGRHEELQQLAVKQQTRSTVVTASRGTIYDKNGNVLAISATAETVFVSPAEIAESEQDTAYIARGLSRILDVAEETILKKMEKTSSQYEVVKLRADQELADQVRLFVNGQIDDQGNEVAKDNQKRLHGVYLVTDSKRYYPYSTLAAQVIGFVGTDNTGLYGLESKYNDELTGTSGMVVTAKNAAGTDVLYQYEQYYDAENGNSLVLTLDTTVQYFLEKGIESMVAKFDAKNGATGIVMDVNTGGILAMASFPTYDLNNPSSVYDADLQATLEGLEGDAYLEALGAAQKKQWRNKAINDTYEPGSTFKILTLSTALQEGIVNKNTTFNCTGSIRVQGWNKPINCSKKAGHGSQSLMQATGNSCNPAFITMGLKIGNTTFYKYLKSFGLMEKTGLDNIGETTGIFADEKSFNSNVVSLASYAFGQTFNVTPISLITAQAACVNGGYLRTPYFVEQVLDSDGNVLYNHDSTPVRQVISEETSATVCEMLEYVVAEGTGKNGQVAGYRIGGKTGTADKTGDKNKDVVVSFVCFAPADDPQVMMLITMDSPSRTTGTYVSGGQMVAPTSSSIMSEILPWLGINPDYSAEEMVGSDTTVPNVVGSTLDQAKEKLAGFHIKTVGDGQSVTDQTPVGGAIVPGNATVILYLGAEKPTDKSTVPAVVGKTAEQANAALANAGLIMKVTGATSSSSGNVFAISQSVAAGTEVEAGTVVTVQLGDNSVLD